The DNA window CGAGGAGCTGGCCCCCACCATCACCATCGACGATTTCGCCAAGATTGACCTGCGCATCGCGCTGATCGTGAACTGCGAGCCTGTGGAAGGCTCGACCAAGCTGCTGCGCCTGACACTGGATGTGGGCGAAGGCCGCACGCGCAACGTGTTCAGCGGCATCGCCAGCAGCTACCAGCCCCAGGAGCTGGTGGGCAAGCTCACCGTGATGGTGGCCAATCTGGCCCCGCGCAAGATGAAGTTTGGCGTGTCCGAAGGCATGGTGCTGGCCGCCAGCCATGGCGACGAGAAGCAGAACCCCGGCATCCACGTGCTCAGCCCCTGGCCGGGTGCCACGCCGGGCATGCGCGTGCGCTGAGACGGCGACCTCAGCACAAGGGTCTTTCCCGGGCCTGACAGCAGGCGGTTTTTTTGCTACGGGTTGTCGGCAGTTGCGCGCCGATGGGGCGCACTTACACTGGTACGCCCCATGAATCGCAGCATGCCCCTCCGCAAGCCCTCTCCGCGCAGTCTGCGGCCGTGCGGCAGCCCTCCGTCGATGTGACACTCACTTCCCGGAGTTGCCTGCATGTCTTTTTCATTCGCCTTTCGTCCCCGCATCGTTGACGCCCTGCGCGGCTACAACCACAGCCGCGCATTGGCCGACCTGGGGGCCGGTGCCACGGTCGGCGTGGTGGCGCTACCGCTGGCCATGGCATTTGCCATCGCCAGCGGACTGCCGCCGCAAGCCGGGCTGTGGACGGCCATCATCGGTGGTTTCCTGGTGGCATTGCTGGGCGGCACGAATGTGCAGATTGGCGGGCCAGCGGGCGCCTTCATCGTCATCGTCTACGGCATCGTCGAGCGCTACGGCGTCGCCAACCTGCTCATTTCCACCGCCTGCGCCGGCGTGCTGCTGTTTGCCTTGGGGCTGCTGCGTCTGGGCAGCCTGGTGCGCTTTGTGCCGGTCAGCATCGTCATCGGTTTCACCAACGGCATTGCGGTGCTGATTGCCGTTTCGCAGCTCAAGGATTTTCTGGGCCTGGCCATCGACAAGATGCCGGGCAATTTCTTCTCGCAAGTGCACGTCATGGCGCTGCACGTGGGCACCGTGAATCCCTACGCGCTGGGCCTGGGCGCAGCCTGCCTGGCAGGCCTGTTTCTGTGGCCGCGCCTCTTCATGCACGATTCACCGGTACTGCGCATGCCGGGTGGCCATACGGTGCGCTCCTTTGTGCGCATCCCCGCGCCGGTGGTCGCGCTCATCACGCTCACGGCCCTGTCACACGGCATGGGCTACCCGGTAGAGACGCTGGGCACCCGCTTTGGCGGCATACCGCAAAGCCTGCCGGTGTTTGCGCTGCCCGAGTTTTCCTGGGACACGGTGCGCCTGCTGGTGGCCCCCACCATCACCATTGCCTTGCTGGGCGCTATCGAATCGCTCCTGTGCGCTCGTGTTGCCGACCAGCTCGCCGACAGCCCGTACATTCGCAAACACGACCCCAACCAGGAACTGATGGCCCAGGGCGTCGCCAATTTCGTGGTTCCGTTTTTCGGCGGCATGCCGGTCACCGGCACCATTGCGCGCACCGTGACCAATCTGCGCGCCGGGGCAACGTCCCCCGTCGCAGGCATCGTGCATGCCGCCACATTGGCCGCCATCGTGTTGGTGGCGGCCCCGCTGGCGCTGCACATTCCGCTGGCGGTGCTGGCGGGCATCCTGCTGCACGTGGCCTGGAACATGGGCGAATGGCACGAGTTTGCGCGCCTCAAGCACTTTTCCAACCACTACCGCTTGCTGTTGCTGGGGACGTTTTTCCTCACGGTGGTGTTTGACCTTACCGTGGCCGTGCAGGTGGGTCTGGTGCTGGCCTGCGCATTGTTTGTCAGGCGCATGAGCGAGCTCTTTCGCGCAGAGCCCGAAACTCCGGTGCAGGCGGGCGTACCGAACCTGGCCTGGCGCCTGCACGGCGTGCTGTTCTTTGGCGCTGCCAGCAAGGTGGACCCGCTGGTGGAGGCCATCGAAGCGGCCCCCCTGGGCGTGCAGGTGCGGCTGGACGCCAGTGACCTGTTCGCCCTGGACACCACGGGCCTTGAAGGTCTGGAGCAGATCCTCAAGGCAGTGACGGAACGCGGCGGACGGCTGACGCTTTGTGGCGCACAAGAACAGCCCGCATCGCTCCTGGAACGATCGGGTTTCAACGCCCGTCTGGCGGCGCAGTCTGCGGCGCCGCAGCCCTCTGCTGCTGCCAGTCCCCCGGGGCACAGCCCGTCCAGCGGCGAAACGCCCGGTTGAAGGCACTGGCCTCCGAAAATCCCAGCCGCCGCGCAATATGCACAAACGGCTCGGCCCCACCGGCCACGGCCTGGCAAGCCAGCGCATGGCGCACGCCATCGACCAGGTCGGCGTAGCGCACGTCTTCGTCCTGCAGCCGCCGCGCAAACGCCCGCTCCCCCAGTCCAAACTGGCGCGCCGCCTGCGCGCGGCCCGGCGCGCTGCCATCGAGCGCGCCGGTCAGCCATTGCTCGACCCGGGTGCGCAGCAACACGGGCGCCGACAACGCAGCCAGCTGCGCCGCCGCATGGGCGCGGTGCAGTTGCGCCAGTTCAGCATCGGCCTGGGGCAAGGGGGCATCCAGCACGGTGTTGTCCAGCAGCAGGCCGTTGAAAGCCTGCTCGAACTGCACCTCGGCCGCCAGGGCTTGCATATAGGCCGACAAAGGCCCGATCTGCCCATGGCTGAACTGCACGCGCACGGGTTTTAGCGGCTGGCCGGTCACCCAGCGGCTAAAGCACACGGCTGCAGCCAGCACCGACTCCACCTGGTGCGGGCTGAACGCAAGGCTGCCCTGCTGCGGGTGGTAGATGAGCCAGCTGTGCTGCACCCCGGTCAACATTTGAAAACGACCGCCGTCGCTGATGAGGCGCTGGTACTCCTGCAACTGGCCGATGGCACTGCGCAGCGTGGCCGACGACAGCAGGATAAAGCTGACCACATTGAAGCTGCCCGGCCCCACCTGGCGCCCGGTATTGAGGCCAAAGGCGGCGTCACCCGTCAGTTCAGCGGCGGCGCGCCAGAGGCGGGTGATGTCGTCCACCGGCCAGCGCAGCCCGCCCAGACGTTCGTGCGCCACCCCGGCGCGCGCCAGCAGGTCGGCGCAGGGCACGCCCTGGCGCTCGGCGGCAGCAATGACGGTATTGACCCAGCTCAGGGAAACGCTGGGCGCTGAAGTCAACATGCAGTAACTCCAAGGTCAAGAAAAATTCCATGATAAGGGGCTATGGTTCAG is part of the Simplicispira sp. 125 genome and encodes:
- a CDS encoding SulP family inorganic anion transporter, producing the protein MSFSFAFRPRIVDALRGYNHSRALADLGAGATVGVVALPLAMAFAIASGLPPQAGLWTAIIGGFLVALLGGTNVQIGGPAGAFIVIVYGIVERYGVANLLISTACAGVLLFALGLLRLGSLVRFVPVSIVIGFTNGIAVLIAVSQLKDFLGLAIDKMPGNFFSQVHVMALHVGTVNPYALGLGAACLAGLFLWPRLFMHDSPVLRMPGGHTVRSFVRIPAPVVALITLTALSHGMGYPVETLGTRFGGIPQSLPVFALPEFSWDTVRLLVAPTITIALLGAIESLLCARVADQLADSPYIRKHDPNQELMAQGVANFVVPFFGGMPVTGTIARTVTNLRAGATSPVAGIVHAATLAAIVLVAAPLALHIPLAVLAGILLHVAWNMGEWHEFARLKHFSNHYRLLLLGTFFLTVVFDLTVAVQVGLVLACALFVRRMSELFRAEPETPVQAGVPNLAWRLHGVLFFGAASKVDPLVEAIEAAPLGVQVRLDASDLFALDTTGLEGLEQILKAVTERGGRLTLCGAQEQPASLLERSGFNARLAAQSAAPQPSAAASPPGHSPSSGETPG
- a CDS encoding AraC family transcriptional regulator translates to MLTSAPSVSLSWVNTVIAAAERQGVPCADLLARAGVAHERLGGLRWPVDDITRLWRAAAELTGDAAFGLNTGRQVGPGSFNVVSFILLSSATLRSAIGQLQEYQRLISDGGRFQMLTGVQHSWLIYHPQQGSLAFSPHQVESVLAAAVCFSRWVTGQPLKPVRVQFSHGQIGPLSAYMQALAAEVQFEQAFNGLLLDNTVLDAPLPQADAELAQLHRAHAAAQLAALSAPVLLRTRVEQWLTGALDGSAPGRAQAARQFGLGERAFARRLQDEDVRYADLVDGVRHALACQAVAGGAEPFVHIARRLGFSEASAFNRAFRRWTGCAPGDWQQQRAAAPQTAPPDGR